The Triticum aestivum cultivar Chinese Spring chromosome 7B, IWGSC CS RefSeq v2.1, whole genome shotgun sequence genome window below encodes:
- the LOC123160733 gene encoding protein bfr2 isoform X3 yields the protein MVGSQPGESNGGAMDSILTVAGQMKQLPAYAISLFRDYDVKGVAAALAEVVNFSYEALEQSKYSGAIGAFPNEGKAKDEEEDDGVDEDEEGVVDEDEEGVVDEDEEGVVDEDEEDCEGEDDEILTPATDGQLQVPYEGERERKKPRLAEGFGRQAEADV from the exons ATGGTAGGTAGCCAACCAGGCGAAAGCAACGGCGGTGCCATGGATTCCATCCTTACCGTTGCCGGACAGATGAAGCAGTTGCCTGCGTACGCTATTAGCCTGTTCCGCGACTACGACGTCAAGGGCGTCGCGGCCGCGTTGGCCGAAGTTGTAAATTTCTCGTACGAG GCTCTGGAACAGTCCAAGTATTCTGGTGCCATTGGAGCATTCCCCAACGAAGGCAAGGCCAAGGACGAGGAAGAGGATGATGGGgtggatgaagatgaggagggcgtggtggatgaagatgaggagggcgtggtggatgaagatgaggagggcgtggtggatgaagatgaggaggactGTGAAGGTGAAGATGATGAGATACTGACG CCTGCTACTGATGGACAGCTTCAAGTCCCTTATGAAGGCGAACGAGAGCGCAAGAAGCCAAGACTAGCAGAAGGCTTTGGGCGCCAGGCTGAGGCTGACGTTTAG
- the LOC123160733 gene encoding protein BFR2 isoform X4, which translates to MVGSQPGESNGGAMDSILTVAGQMKQLPAYAISLFRDYDVKGVAAALAEVVNFSYEALEQSKYSGAIGAFPNEGKAKDEEEDDGVDEDEEGVVDEDEEGVVDEDEEGVVDEDEEDCEGEDDEILTLQVPYEGERERKKPRLAEGFGRQAEADV; encoded by the exons ATGGTAGGTAGCCAACCAGGCGAAAGCAACGGCGGTGCCATGGATTCCATCCTTACCGTTGCCGGACAGATGAAGCAGTTGCCTGCGTACGCTATTAGCCTGTTCCGCGACTACGACGTCAAGGGCGTCGCGGCCGCGTTGGCCGAAGTTGTAAATTTCTCGTACGAG GCTCTGGAACAGTCCAAGTATTCTGGTGCCATTGGAGCATTCCCCAACGAAGGCAAGGCCAAGGACGAGGAAGAGGATGATGGGgtggatgaagatgaggagggcgtggtggatgaagatgaggagggcgtggtggatgaagatgaggagggcgtggtggatgaagatgaggaggactGTGAAGGTGAAGATGATGAGATACTGACG CTTCAAGTCCCTTATGAAGGCGAACGAGAGCGCAAGAAGCCAAGACTAGCAGAAGGCTTTGGGCGCCAGGCTGAGGCTGACGTTTAG
- the LOC123160733 gene encoding guanine nucleotide-binding protein-like 3 homolog isoform X2 gives MVGSQPGESNGGAMDSILTVAGQMKQLPAYAISLFRDYDVKGVAAALAEVVNFSYEVQMEVFTKALEQSKYSGAIGAFPNEGKAKDEEEDDGVDEDEEGVVDEDEEGVVDEDEEGVVDEDEEDCEGEDDEILTLQVPYEGERERKKPRLAEGFGRQAEADV, from the exons ATGGTAGGTAGCCAACCAGGCGAAAGCAACGGCGGTGCCATGGATTCCATCCTTACCGTTGCCGGACAGATGAAGCAGTTGCCTGCGTACGCTATTAGCCTGTTCCGCGACTACGACGTCAAGGGCGTCGCGGCCGCGTTGGCCGAAGTTGTAAATTTCTCGTACGAGGTACAGATGGAAGTCTTCACTAAA GCTCTGGAACAGTCCAAGTATTCTGGTGCCATTGGAGCATTCCCCAACGAAGGCAAGGCCAAGGACGAGGAAGAGGATGATGGGgtggatgaagatgaggagggcgtggtggatgaagatgaggagggcgtggtggatgaagatgaggagggcgtggtggatgaagatgaggaggactGTGAAGGTGAAGATGATGAGATACTGACG CTTCAAGTCCCTTATGAAGGCGAACGAGAGCGCAAGAAGCCAAGACTAGCAGAAGGCTTTGGGCGCCAGGCTGAGGCTGACGTTTAG
- the LOC123160733 gene encoding acidic leucine-rich nuclear phosphoprotein 32 family member B isoform X1, giving the protein MVGSQPGESNGGAMDSILTVAGQMKQLPAYAISLFRDYDVKGVAAALAEVVNFSYEVQMEVFTKALEQSKYSGAIGAFPNEGKAKDEEEDDGVDEDEEGVVDEDEEGVVDEDEEGVVDEDEEDCEGEDDEILTPATDGQLQVPYEGERERKKPRLAEGFGRQAEADV; this is encoded by the exons ATGGTAGGTAGCCAACCAGGCGAAAGCAACGGCGGTGCCATGGATTCCATCCTTACCGTTGCCGGACAGATGAAGCAGTTGCCTGCGTACGCTATTAGCCTGTTCCGCGACTACGACGTCAAGGGCGTCGCGGCCGCGTTGGCCGAAGTTGTAAATTTCTCGTACGAGGTACAGATGGAAGTCTTCACTAAA GCTCTGGAACAGTCCAAGTATTCTGGTGCCATTGGAGCATTCCCCAACGAAGGCAAGGCCAAGGACGAGGAAGAGGATGATGGGgtggatgaagatgaggagggcgtggtggatgaagatgaggagggcgtggtggatgaagatgaggagggcgtggtggatgaagatgaggaggactGTGAAGGTGAAGATGATGAGATACTGACG CCTGCTACTGATGGACAGCTTCAAGTCCCTTATGAAGGCGAACGAGAGCGCAAGAAGCCAAGACTAGCAGAAGGCTTTGGGCGCCAGGCTGAGGCTGACGTTTAG